In the genome of Cystobacter fuscus DSM 2262, one region contains:
- a CDS encoding phospholipase D-like domain-containing protein yields the protein MFRVQSGLFLPLVLFLACTTPTRAVHPTPRPTDGPELVLVESSPVEARMDHPDIPDAWEVWPDMVNGATRSIDLAEFYLSNAPGSRLETVIQALEAAADRGVKVRVLAEEKFAKTYPETLERLAKRPGITVRRMDTAASMGGVLHAKYFVVDGREAYLGSQNFDWRSLEHIQELGLRVRVPGVVRALADVFEQDWALAGGEPKPTVSNSAGGPFSARVEGGEVSVTPALSPQGYLPDPGTWDLPKLVGLIDGAKRSVRVQVLTYKTKGRDGTVFTDLEDALKRAAARGVTVELLVADWSQRKGTIEGLQALQAPPGLTVKLFTVPPWSGGFVPFARVVHAKYLVVDGERAWVGTSNWEKDYFTQSRNVGVIVEGQAFARQLERFFSDNWASPYASPVDPRATYTAPNISGSP from the coding sequence ATGTTCCGCGTCCAGAGTGGTCTCTTCCTTCCTCTCGTGCTGTTCCTCGCGTGCACCACGCCGACCCGGGCGGTGCACCCTACGCCACGCCCCACCGACGGCCCCGAGCTGGTGCTCGTGGAGAGCAGTCCGGTGGAGGCCCGGATGGACCACCCGGACATCCCCGATGCCTGGGAGGTCTGGCCGGACATGGTCAACGGGGCCACGCGCTCGATTGATCTCGCCGAGTTCTACCTGAGCAACGCGCCGGGCAGCCGCCTGGAGACGGTGATTCAGGCCCTCGAGGCCGCGGCGGACCGGGGCGTGAAGGTGCGTGTACTCGCCGAGGAGAAGTTCGCGAAGACCTACCCGGAGACGCTCGAGCGGCTGGCGAAGCGGCCGGGCATCACCGTGCGCCGCATGGACACGGCCGCCTCCATGGGCGGCGTGCTGCACGCGAAGTACTTCGTCGTGGACGGGCGCGAGGCGTACCTGGGCAGCCAGAACTTCGACTGGCGCTCGCTGGAGCACATCCAGGAGCTGGGCCTGCGCGTGCGCGTCCCCGGCGTCGTGCGCGCGCTCGCGGATGTCTTCGAGCAGGACTGGGCCCTCGCGGGAGGAGAGCCCAAGCCCACCGTGTCCAATTCGGCGGGTGGCCCGTTCTCCGCCCGCGTCGAGGGAGGCGAGGTGTCGGTGACGCCCGCGCTCAGCCCCCAGGGCTACCTGCCCGACCCTGGCACGTGGGACCTGCCGAAGCTCGTGGGCCTCATCGATGGCGCGAAGCGCTCGGTGCGGGTGCAGGTGCTCACCTACAAGACGAAGGGACGCGATGGGACCGTCTTCACCGACCTGGAGGACGCGCTGAAGCGGGCCGCGGCACGTGGGGTGACGGTGGAGCTGCTCGTGGCGGACTGGAGCCAGCGCAAGGGCACCATCGAGGGACTCCAAGCCCTCCAGGCGCCGCCAGGATTGACGGTGAAGCTGTTCACCGTGCCGCCCTGGTCGGGAGGCTTCGTTCCCTTCGCGCGCGTGGTGCACGCCAAGTACCTGGTGGTGGATGGCGAGCGGGCGTGGGTGGGCACGAGCAACTGGGAGAAGGACTACTTCACCCAGAGCCGCAACGTGGGCGTCATCGTGGAGGGGCAGGCCTTCGCTCGCCAGCTCGAGCGCTTCTTCTCGGACAACTGGGCAAGCCCGTATGCCTCGCCCGTGGATCCTCGCGCCACGTACACCGCGCCCAACATCAGCGGCTCGCCATGA
- a CDS encoding sterol desaturase family protein — protein MNLILLSTPLFFILMALEWLGGRLQHRRVFRGADVFANLCLGTAQTVFAAVSAGLLAGSYVTLYSLRLFDIPSTSAWAWVVLLLGTDFCYYWFHRASHRIRLTWAAHAPHHQSEDYNLSVALRQGPIQPLFSRVFYLPLALLGFPPAMFATAVALNTLYQFWVHTELIRTLGPLEWIFVTPSHHRVHHACNGRYLDKNHGGMLIIWDRMFGTFEAEREQVTYGTVKPVGTFNPLVAALTPFRELVATIRGTPRFLDKLKVPFMPPEWSPPGVEAPSLDVPPGRPRFEVHAPRRVALYVLLVGSLSLALILAFQVRISSLSPAVRLAFVAWFLASLGGLGGVLEGRRWARPVEALRLVAAPFLIAAL, from the coding sequence ATGAACCTCATCCTCCTGTCCACGCCCCTGTTCTTCATCTTGATGGCCCTCGAATGGCTGGGCGGGCGGCTCCAGCACCGGCGCGTCTTCCGCGGCGCGGATGTCTTCGCCAACCTGTGCCTCGGCACGGCCCAGACGGTCTTCGCCGCCGTGAGCGCGGGCCTGCTCGCGGGCTCCTATGTGACGCTGTATTCGCTGCGCCTCTTCGACATCCCATCCACGTCCGCGTGGGCCTGGGTGGTGCTGCTGCTCGGCACCGACTTCTGTTACTACTGGTTCCACCGCGCCTCGCACCGCATCCGCCTGACCTGGGCCGCCCACGCGCCCCACCACCAGAGCGAGGACTACAACCTGTCCGTCGCCCTGCGGCAGGGCCCCATCCAGCCCCTCTTCTCCCGCGTCTTCTACCTGCCGCTCGCCCTGCTGGGCTTCCCCCCCGCCATGTTCGCCACCGCCGTGGCGCTCAACACGCTCTATCAATTCTGGGTCCACACCGAGCTCATCCGCACGCTCGGCCCTCTGGAGTGGATCTTCGTCACGCCCTCGCATCACCGCGTGCACCACGCCTGCAACGGGCGCTATCTCGACAAGAACCACGGCGGCATGTTGATCATCTGGGATCGGATGTTCGGCACCTTCGAGGCCGAGCGCGAACAGGTGACGTACGGCACCGTCAAACCGGTGGGCACCTTCAACCCGCTCGTGGCCGCGTTGACCCCCTTCCGGGAGCTCGTGGCCACCATCCGCGGGACGCCTCGCTTCCTCGACAAGCTCAAGGTGCCCTTCATGCCGCCCGAGTGGAGTCCTCCCGGCGTGGAGGCCCCCTCCCTCGACGTCCCTCCGGGGCGGCCCCGCTTCGAGGTGCACGCCCCCCGCCGGGTGGCGCTCTACGTGCTGCTCGTGGGCAGCCTGTCCTTGGCCCTCATCCTGGCGTTCCAGGTGCGGATTTCCTCCCTGTCCCCGGCCGTGCGGCTCGCGTTCGTGGCCTGGTTCCTCGCCTCGCTGGGAGGACTCGGGGGCGTGCTGGAGGGCCGGCGCTGGGCACGCCCCGTGGAGGCACTGCGGCTCGTGGCGGCGCCCTTCCTGATCGCGGCGCTCTGA
- a CDS encoding Imm50 family immunity protein: protein MDWVDLLDKTVFLRKLYPVAPSLRKVRLLEVGLLADDGDTVSIRFDLNDFPVAPPPKWIKACANTAQVRLLCIGVLGLELRGWTSNIIADIDIARSEEKGLIVTASAEGVRFRGVFEFIWVDAVSGYTQNLKEGQAHGSA from the coding sequence ATGGACTGGGTGGATTTGCTCGATAAAACGGTATTTCTCCGCAAGTTGTATCCGGTCGCCCCTTCGCTGCGGAAGGTGCGGTTGCTCGAGGTGGGACTGCTCGCTGATGATGGCGACACGGTGAGTATCCGGTTTGATTTGAACGATTTCCCCGTCGCGCCTCCGCCGAAGTGGATCAAAGCTTGTGCCAACACGGCTCAAGTCAGGCTGCTGTGTATTGGCGTGTTGGGCCTTGAGCTGCGGGGATGGACCTCCAACATCATCGCGGACATCGACATCGCGAGGAGCGAGGAGAAGGGCCTGATCGTGACGGCCTCGGCGGAAGGGGTCCGCTTCAGGGGTGTCTTTGAGTTCATCTGGGTGGATGCGGTTTCGGGCTACACGCAGAATCTCAAGGAGGGGCAGGCACATGGTAGCGCGTAG
- a CDS encoding DEAD/DEAH box helicase has protein sequence MSAFAQLLETVRKEARPGIWTVGVNLARSGAVALQKRTDKELQLRVKAPGKTVALTVSLYPADDVWECDCPSQVDPCEHVVAAAISVQQAEKQDTPLEVTAARWSRVVYRFSRAEGGLELHREIAHADGKTEPLEDSLASLMARPARAAKLQVEQGDLLADRLLEKRIRGALPPERLESLLKVLEGARNVLLDGMPVAVSDEIVYPRALVEDRGGQFVITVAKDPRITDVVSPGVAVCGDALARLGETKVTGAWLENLPSTRTFSAEQIGEISSKVLPELARRMPIDMRSRRLPSLDRDLKPRILVELQQLESGLSVMPTLVYGAPPSVRIDNGRMVYLRGSVPVRDEVAEQKLIHQLRDELNLVPGRRVTVQGQEMVRWADKLRRWRGDLAGDAAGVVSPDMRLVPLLRVESNAQGPGMPEVRFTLDFQVEGVKGGPKTVDAAAVVRAWNEGLGLVPLEGGGWAPLPRAWLDKNGARVADLLAARQADGKVAAFALPELKTLCETLEQPPPPGLDKLAPLVEGFEKLPAPVLPADLTATLRAYQLQGVSWLGFLKSAGLGGILADDMGLGKTLQTICTLGPRSLVVCPTSVLPNWAGELKRFRPSLKVCVYHGPGRALDESADVTITTYALLRLDAAVLGGRTWDAVVLDEAQAIKNPESQVARAAFGLQANFRLALSGTPLENRLEELWSLMHFTNPGLLGARRQFEEKVARPIADGQKGAAEGLRRRIRPFVLRRLKREVAPELPPRTESVMHVSLDERERSVYDAVMAATRAEVVALLNEGGNVLKALEALLRLRQAACHSALVPGQRANTSSKVQTLVEALGTAVLDGHKALVFSQWTSLLDLIEPHLKMAGIAFDRLDGSTANRGEVTERFQGQDGAPVLLMSLKAGGTGLNLTAADHVFLMDPWWNPAAEAQAADRAHRIGQERPVMVYRLVSQGTVEERILGLQEKKRALFEAALSEASTATAITRDDLLELFA, from the coding sequence ATGTCCGCCTTCGCTCAGTTGTTGGAAACCGTCCGGAAGGAAGCCCGCCCTGGCATCTGGACCGTCGGGGTGAACCTCGCCCGCTCGGGGGCCGTCGCGCTGCAGAAGCGCACGGACAAGGAGCTGCAACTTCGGGTGAAGGCGCCCGGGAAGACGGTGGCCCTCACCGTGTCGCTCTACCCGGCCGACGATGTCTGGGAATGCGATTGCCCGAGCCAGGTGGACCCGTGCGAGCACGTGGTGGCCGCGGCCATCTCCGTGCAACAGGCGGAGAAGCAGGACACACCCCTGGAGGTGACCGCGGCGCGCTGGTCGCGCGTGGTGTACCGCTTCTCCCGCGCCGAGGGCGGACTGGAGCTGCATCGCGAGATCGCCCACGCCGACGGCAAGACGGAGCCCTTGGAGGACAGCCTCGCCTCGCTCATGGCCAGGCCCGCTCGCGCCGCGAAGCTCCAAGTGGAGCAGGGGGATCTGCTCGCGGACCGGCTCCTGGAGAAGCGCATCCGGGGCGCCCTGCCTCCCGAGCGTCTGGAGTCCCTGCTCAAGGTGCTCGAGGGGGCGCGCAACGTCCTGCTCGACGGGATGCCCGTCGCCGTCTCGGATGAGATCGTCTACCCCCGCGCGCTGGTGGAGGACCGGGGCGGGCAGTTCGTCATCACCGTGGCGAAGGATCCGCGCATCACCGACGTGGTGAGTCCGGGCGTCGCCGTGTGTGGCGATGCGCTGGCCCGCCTGGGCGAGACGAAGGTGACGGGTGCGTGGTTGGAGAACCTGCCGAGCACGCGCACCTTCTCGGCCGAGCAGATTGGGGAGATCTCCTCGAAGGTGCTGCCGGAGCTGGCCAGGCGCATGCCCATCGACATGCGCAGCCGGCGTCTGCCGTCGCTGGATCGCGATCTCAAGCCGCGCATCCTGGTGGAGTTGCAGCAGTTGGAGTCGGGCCTGTCGGTGATGCCCACGCTCGTCTACGGCGCGCCGCCCTCGGTGCGCATCGACAACGGGCGCATGGTGTACCTGCGCGGCTCGGTGCCCGTGCGCGACGAGGTGGCCGAGCAGAAACTCATCCACCAGCTACGCGACGAGCTGAACCTGGTGCCCGGGCGGCGCGTGACGGTGCAGGGCCAGGAGATGGTGCGCTGGGCGGACAAGCTGCGGCGCTGGCGGGGAGACCTGGCCGGAGACGCGGCGGGCGTGGTGAGCCCGGACATGCGGCTGGTGCCTCTGCTCCGCGTGGAGTCCAACGCGCAGGGCCCCGGCATGCCCGAGGTGCGCTTCACGCTCGACTTCCAGGTGGAGGGCGTCAAGGGCGGGCCGAAGACGGTGGACGCCGCGGCGGTGGTGCGTGCCTGGAACGAGGGGCTGGGGCTCGTGCCGCTCGAGGGGGGTGGCTGGGCGCCGCTGCCCCGGGCGTGGCTGGACAAGAATGGCGCGCGCGTGGCGGATCTGCTCGCGGCGCGGCAGGCCGATGGCAAGGTGGCCGCCTTCGCGCTGCCGGAGTTGAAGACGCTGTGCGAGACGCTGGAGCAGCCGCCTCCGCCGGGGCTCGACAAGCTGGCGCCGCTCGTCGAGGGCTTCGAGAAGCTGCCGGCGCCCGTGCTGCCGGCGGATCTCACCGCGACGCTGCGCGCCTATCAGTTGCAGGGCGTGAGCTGGCTGGGCTTCCTGAAGAGCGCGGGGCTCGGCGGCATCCTCGCGGACGACATGGGCCTCGGCAAGACGCTCCAGACGATCTGCACGCTGGGTCCGCGCTCGCTCGTCGTGTGTCCCACGAGCGTGCTGCCCAACTGGGCCGGGGAGCTCAAGCGCTTCCGCCCCTCGCTCAAGGTGTGCGTGTACCACGGGCCTGGCCGGGCCCTGGACGAGTCGGCCGATGTGACGATCACCACGTATGCCCTGCTGCGATTGGACGCGGCGGTGCTCGGGGGGCGCACCTGGGACGCGGTGGTGCTCGACGAGGCCCAGGCCATCAAGAATCCGGAGAGCCAGGTGGCGCGCGCGGCGTTCGGGCTCCAGGCGAACTTCCGTCTGGCATTGAGCGGCACGCCGCTGGAGAACCGGCTGGAGGAACTCTGGAGCCTGATGCACTTCACCAACCCGGGGTTGCTCGGGGCGCGCCGGCAGTTCGAGGAGAAGGTGGCGCGGCCCATCGCGGATGGGCAGAAGGGGGCGGCGGAGGGCTTGCGTCGGCGCATCCGGCCCTTCGTGCTGCGCCGGCTCAAGCGCGAGGTGGCGCCCGAGCTGCCGCCGCGCACCGAGTCCGTCATGCACGTGTCGTTGGATGAGCGTGAGCGCTCGGTCTACGACGCGGTGATGGCGGCGACGCGCGCGGAGGTGGTGGCGCTGTTGAACGAGGGCGGCAACGTGCTCAAGGCGCTCGAGGCGCTGTTGCGGCTGCGTCAGGCGGCGTGCCACTCGGCGCTCGTGCCGGGCCAGCGGGCGAACACGTCCTCGAAGGTGCAGACGCTCGTGGAGGCGCTGGGCACGGCGGTGTTGGACGGGCACAAGGCGCTGGTGTTCTCGCAGTGGACGTCGCTGTTGGATCTCATCGAGCCGCACCTGAAGATGGCGGGCATTGCCTTCGATCGGCTGGATGGCTCGACGGCGAACCGGGGCGAGGTGACGGAGCGCTTCCAGGGGCAGGATGGGGCGCCGGTGCTGCTCATGTCGCTCAAGGCGGGTGGTACGGGTTTGAACCTCACGGCGGCGGACCACGTGTTCCTGATGGATCCCTGGTGGAACCCGGCGGCCGAGGCGCAGGCGGCGGACCGGGCGCACCGCATCGGCCAGGAGCGGCCGGTGATGGTCTACCGGCTGGTGTCGCAGGGCACGGTGGAGGAGCGCATCCTGGGGTTGCAGGAGAAGAAGCGCGCCCTCTTCGAGGCGGCCCTGAGCGAGGCCTCCACCGCGACGGCCATCACCCGGGACGATCTGCTCGAGCTGTTCGCCTGA
- a CDS encoding UdgX family uracil-DNA binding protein (This protein belongs to the uracil DNA glycosylase superfamily, members of which act in excision repair of DNA. However, it belongs more specifically to UdgX branch, whose founding member was found to bind uracil in DNA (where it does not belong), without cleaving it, appears to promote DNA repair by a pathway involving RecA, rather than base excision.) encodes MRVEVGPDLESFRAAARGLLVRGVPPERVLFTEERDAQASLLAPEAVPASAPVAGLAVPPAFLELAEKVACHRSPERWGLLYRVLWRLTHGERKLLEVESDADVYRLLMLAKAVQRDAHKMKAFVRFRRVEREGEEYFIAWHRPEHLVVRYVAPFFARRFPSMRWSILTPDASVSWDLERLLFGPGVPRSEAPEGDVLEEMWGTYYASTFNPARLNVRAMRAEMPRKHWATLPEARLIPELVRQAPERTARMVGPRLELSESSRFLPEQRDIASLAEAAKGCRACPLHERATQTVFGEGPEDARLMLVGEQPGDTEDREGRPFIGPAGRLLDEVLAGVGLKREELYVTNAVKHFGWMGEEKQRLHAKPGRREMLACKAWLHAEVERVRPRMILCLGATAAQSFLGPGFRINLSRGQVFETPWAKAWMATFHPSALLRMPDERARVRARLHFEEDLRKVADTLRALG; translated from the coding sequence ATGCGGGTGGAGGTGGGGCCGGACCTGGAGTCCTTCCGCGCGGCGGCGCGGGGGTTGCTCGTGCGGGGCGTGCCCCCGGAGCGGGTGCTCTTCACGGAGGAGCGGGACGCGCAGGCCTCGCTGCTCGCGCCGGAGGCGGTGCCGGCGAGTGCGCCCGTGGCGGGGCTGGCGGTGCCCCCGGCGTTCCTGGAGCTGGCGGAGAAGGTGGCCTGTCACCGCTCCCCCGAGCGCTGGGGCCTGCTCTACCGGGTGCTGTGGCGGCTCACCCATGGCGAGCGCAAGCTGCTGGAAGTGGAGAGCGACGCGGACGTGTACCGGTTGCTCATGCTCGCGAAGGCGGTGCAGCGGGACGCGCACAAGATGAAGGCCTTCGTGCGCTTCCGGCGGGTGGAGCGGGAAGGGGAGGAGTACTTCATCGCGTGGCACCGGCCCGAGCACCTCGTGGTGCGCTACGTGGCGCCCTTCTTCGCGCGGCGCTTTCCCTCCATGCGCTGGAGCATCCTCACGCCGGACGCGAGCGTGTCGTGGGACCTGGAGCGGCTCCTGTTCGGGCCCGGGGTGCCGCGCTCGGAAGCGCCCGAGGGGGACGTGCTGGAGGAGATGTGGGGGACGTACTACGCGTCGACCTTCAATCCGGCGCGGCTCAACGTGAGGGCCATGCGCGCGGAGATGCCCCGGAAGCACTGGGCGACGCTGCCGGAGGCCCGGCTCATTCCGGAGCTGGTGCGCCAGGCGCCGGAGCGCACCGCGCGCATGGTGGGCCCGCGCCTCGAGCTGTCCGAGTCGAGCCGCTTCCTGCCGGAGCAGCGGGACATCGCCTCGCTCGCCGAGGCGGCGAAGGGGTGCCGGGCGTGTCCGCTGCACGAGCGGGCGACACAGACGGTGTTCGGTGAGGGACCGGAGGACGCCCGGTTGATGCTCGTGGGGGAGCAGCCCGGAGACACGGAGGATCGGGAGGGCCGGCCCTTCATCGGTCCGGCGGGCCGGCTGCTGGACGAGGTGCTCGCGGGGGTGGGGCTGAAGCGCGAGGAGCTGTACGTCACCAACGCGGTGAAGCACTTCGGGTGGATGGGGGAGGAGAAGCAGCGGCTGCACGCGAAGCCGGGGCGGCGCGAGATGCTCGCGTGCAAGGCGTGGCTGCACGCGGAGGTGGAGCGGGTGCGGCCGAGGATGATTCTCTGCCTGGGGGCCACGGCGGCGCAGTCCTTCCTGGGGCCGGGCTTCCGCATCAACCTGAGCCGGGGGCAGGTGTTCGAGACGCCCTGGGCGAAGGCGTGGATGGCGACCTTCCACCCCTCGGCGCTCCTGCGCATGCCCGACGAGCGGGCACGGGTGCGGGCCCGGCTGCACTTCGAGGAGGACCTGCGCAAGGTGGCGGACACGCTGCGCGCGCTCGGGTGA
- a CDS encoding putative DNA modification/repair radical SAM protein, whose amino-acid sequence MDVRKKLEILADAAKYDASCSSSGGQRKAAKEGLGSVEGMGICHSYTPDGRCVSLLKILLTNFCIYDCQYCINRISSDTARARFTPEEVVRLTLDFYKRNYIEGLFLSSGVIKSPDYTMEQLVEVARTLREVHQFQGYIHLKTVPGASKELIDAAGRHADRLSANIELPTETDLRKLAPEKSFAVTGETMKEISTRVAQSKAERVESPKAPKFAPAGQSTQMIVGATPTPDAAILDTASRLYSRFGLKRVYYSAYSPIPLVDARLPAKAPPLVREHRLYQADWLLRFYGFRVDELAPPEHPDLSLEMDPKLAWALRRREAFPVDVNRAPRERLLRVPGMGVRTVDRLIRIRRWHRITLADLARLRVPLTRVKPFIVTADHRPTGLLDSHRLAERVTPPATQLSLFTAAHEARTGEL is encoded by the coding sequence ATGGACGTGCGCAAGAAGCTGGAGATCCTCGCCGATGCCGCGAAGTACGACGCCTCGTGTTCGAGCAGCGGCGGCCAACGCAAGGCTGCGAAGGAGGGGCTCGGCAGCGTGGAGGGCATGGGCATCTGCCACAGCTACACGCCGGACGGCCGGTGTGTGTCATTGCTGAAGATATTGCTCACCAATTTCTGTATCTATGATTGTCAGTACTGCATCAACCGCATCTCCAGCGACACGGCCCGGGCGCGCTTCACTCCCGAGGAGGTGGTGCGGCTCACGCTCGACTTCTACAAGCGCAACTACATCGAGGGCCTGTTCCTCAGCTCCGGGGTCATCAAGAGCCCGGACTACACGATGGAGCAGCTCGTCGAGGTGGCGCGCACGCTGCGCGAGGTGCACCAGTTCCAGGGCTACATCCACCTCAAGACGGTGCCGGGCGCCTCGAAGGAGCTCATCGACGCGGCGGGCCGGCACGCGGACCGGCTGAGCGCCAACATCGAGCTGCCCACGGAGACGGACTTGCGCAAGCTCGCGCCGGAGAAGAGCTTCGCCGTCACGGGCGAGACGATGAAGGAGATCTCCACGCGGGTGGCCCAGTCCAAGGCCGAGCGCGTGGAGAGTCCCAAGGCGCCGAAGTTCGCTCCCGCGGGGCAGAGCACGCAGATGATCGTCGGCGCCACGCCCACGCCGGACGCCGCCATCCTCGACACCGCGAGCCGGCTCTATTCGCGCTTCGGGCTCAAGCGCGTGTACTACTCGGCCTACAGCCCCATTCCGCTCGTGGACGCGCGGCTGCCCGCCAAGGCTCCGCCGCTCGTGCGCGAGCACCGGCTGTACCAGGCGGACTGGCTCTTGCGCTTCTATGGCTTTCGCGTGGACGAGCTCGCGCCACCCGAGCATCCGGACCTGTCACTGGAGATGGATCCGAAGCTCGCGTGGGCGCTGCGCCGGCGCGAGGCCTTCCCCGTCGATGTGAACCGGGCCCCGCGCGAGCGGCTGCTGCGCGTGCCGGGCATGGGCGTGCGCACGGTGGACCGGTTGATTCGCATCCGCCGGTGGCACCGCATCACCCTCGCGGACCTGGCGCGGCTGCGGGTGCCGCTCACGCGGGTGAAGCCCTTCATCGTGACGGCGGACCACCGGCCCACGGGGCTGTTGGACTCGCACCGGCTCGCCGAGCGGGTGACGCCGCCCGCCACGCAGCTCTCCCTGTTCACCGCGGCCCACGAGGCGCGCACGGGAGAGCTCTGA